The following coding sequences lie in one Bacteroides helcogenes P 36-108 genomic window:
- a CDS encoding threonine/serine exporter family protein, which yields MILLDILLDGAFAAIAAIGFGAISDPPLRAFSSIAALAAIGHALRFCLMSYLGIDIATASLFASFSIGMGSLLLGRLIYCPMTVLYIPALLPMIPGMYAYKIVFSLIMFMQNMKVPGLQEKYLIEMFTNSIVTCSVIFMLAVGATIPLFLFQKRAFSMTRHGGTERQQKYYATK from the coding sequence ATGATACTACTGGATATTCTTTTGGACGGGGCATTTGCAGCCATCGCAGCCATCGGCTTCGGAGCCATATCCGACCCGCCCCTGAGGGCTTTTTCATCCATAGCGGCGCTTGCCGCCATAGGCCATGCACTCCGCTTCTGCCTGATGAGTTACCTGGGAATCGATATTGCCACAGCCTCCCTGTTTGCATCCTTTTCCATCGGGATGGGCAGCCTGCTGTTGGGAAGGCTCATATACTGCCCCATGACGGTACTTTACATCCCCGCCCTGCTTCCCATGATTCCCGGCATGTATGCCTATAAGATAGTATTTTCGCTGATCATGTTCATGCAGAACATGAAAGTGCCCGGACTTCAGGAGAAGTATCTGATAGAGATGTTTACCAACAGCATTGTGACATGCAGTGTCATCTTCATGCTGGCGGTAGGGGCTACCATACCGTTGTTCCTTTTCCAGAAACGAGCCTTCTCCATGACAAGACACGGCGGAACGGAACGGCAACAAAAATATTACGCAACGAAATAA
- a CDS encoding threonine/serine ThrE exporter family protein, with protein sequence MNSSKELKEIARFLQEYANRLMGSGVHTSRVIRNTRRIGHSLNVDAKISLFQKTLVISVCDIESQEVYNEVSIIPSFPISFELNSELSALSWEAYDNRLPLDALWDKYGQIISRPKMDPLCTLLLVGFANASFCALFGGDWTARGIVFSATLIGFYLKQVMQKKHINHYIVFVVSAFVASLVASSALTLETTAEIAIATSVLYLVPGVPLLNGVIDIVEGHALTGCSRLIHALLLVLCIAVGLSCTLMLIRNSLL encoded by the coding sequence ATGAACTCATCTAAAGAATTAAAAGAAATCGCACGGTTTCTTCAAGAATATGCCAACCGCCTGATGGGATCGGGCGTACATACTTCGCGGGTGATACGGAATACGCGGAGGATAGGCCATTCATTGAATGTCGATGCCAAAATAAGCCTCTTTCAGAAGACACTTGTAATCAGCGTTTGCGACATCGAGAGCCAGGAAGTGTACAATGAAGTTTCAATCATCCCTTCTTTTCCTATCAGTTTTGAATTGAATTCGGAATTAAGCGCACTCAGTTGGGAAGCCTATGACAACCGTCTTCCTCTCGATGCTCTGTGGGATAAGTACGGACAGATCATTTCACGCCCCAAGATGGACCCACTCTGCACCCTTCTCCTCGTGGGATTCGCCAATGCGTCATTCTGCGCACTGTTCGGAGGTGACTGGACGGCAAGAGGCATCGTATTCTCCGCCACCCTCATAGGTTTTTATCTGAAGCAAGTCATGCAGAAGAAGCATATCAACCATTACATCGTTTTCGTGGTGTCGGCTTTTGTCGCATCTCTGGTAGCATCTTCGGCATTGACACTGGAAACCACGGCAGAGATTGCCATCGCCACCAGCGTGCTCTATCTGGTTCCCGGCGTTCCGCTGCTGAACGGGGTGATCGACATCGTTGAAGGACATGCGCTGACGGGATGCAGCCGGCTCATCCATGCGCTGCTGCTGGTGCTGTGCATTGCAGTAGGCCTCTCGTGCACATTAATGCTGATCAGAAACAGTTTGCTCTAA
- a CDS encoding threonine/serine ThrE exporter family protein, with protein sequence MNETLSEQETSLLRKLDLLLRTGQLLVESAADTNRVVRNMNRVAAYLGLPEEKLHIDVSYTMLAANLSDGSHSYSKFQKCEKHGINMTAISEISKLSWRAIENDYSLDRYEEELEKIRNRKRNYIPYLVAVGAGFACGGFCKLFGSDWMAFLFASVAAFAGFRVRARCIEFGINHYMSIAIAALVSTCIAYLFSFTGLSSTPYSPLLACALFIVPGVPLINFVDDMMDNYIQVGIIRAVNTVLMVCAMAFGIVIAMRLLAVEDMVIYKKFSELSMIPHDPYYVYAIAAAIAAMGFSMIFNIQRRLLWVVAVGGIIAVCTRNFVNFELGCGPVIGSFVGSMMVSLIAVKAVHWFHVPNHVLTIPSVIPMIPGVLMYRALLGLINMHGVVGEVTNVVSNGITASLIILSIALGVAVPNIFARRYIAKDRQRFLQEELKKRRERGKFIEW encoded by the coding sequence ATGAACGAAACATTAAGTGAACAAGAAACTTCCCTGCTTAGGAAGCTTGATTTATTGCTTCGCACAGGGCAACTGTTGGTTGAGAGCGCGGCGGATACGAATCGTGTGGTGCGTAATATGAACCGTGTCGCCGCTTATTTGGGATTGCCGGAAGAGAAACTCCACATCGACGTCAGCTATACGATGCTGGCGGCGAACCTGAGCGACGGTTCGCACTCGTATTCCAAATTCCAGAAATGCGAAAAGCACGGCATCAACATGACTGCCATCTCCGAAATCAGCAAACTTTCCTGGAGAGCGATTGAGAACGATTACTCTCTTGACCGGTATGAAGAAGAACTGGAAAAAATCAGGAACAGAAAAAGAAACTATATTCCTTACCTGGTTGCCGTGGGGGCGGGATTTGCCTGCGGTGGCTTCTGCAAGCTGTTCGGCAGCGACTGGATGGCGTTTTTGTTTGCTTCCGTCGCGGCTTTTGCAGGCTTCCGCGTCCGTGCCCGTTGCATAGAATTCGGGATCAATCACTATATGAGTATCGCCATTGCGGCTTTGGTTTCGACATGCATAGCTTATTTGTTTTCTTTTACGGGGCTTTCGTCAACTCCGTATAGCCCTTTGCTGGCATGTGCGCTGTTTATTGTGCCGGGAGTGCCTTTGATTAATTTCGTGGATGACATGATGGATAATTATATTCAGGTAGGCATCATACGAGCCGTCAATACGGTACTGATGGTTTGCGCAATGGCCTTCGGTATCGTGATTGCCATGCGTCTGCTGGCGGTGGAAGATATGGTGATTTACAAGAAATTCAGCGAACTGAGCATGATTCCTCATGACCCTTATTATGTATATGCCATTGCGGCTGCCATTGCAGCGATGGGCTTTTCCATGATATTCAATATCCAGCGCCGCCTGCTGTGGGTGGTTGCGGTGGGCGGCATCATTGCGGTTTGCACGCGCAACTTTGTCAATTTTGAATTGGGATGCGGTCCTGTGATCGGTTCGTTCGTCGGCAGCATGATGGTGAGCCTGATTGCGGTGAAAGCCGTTCATTGGTTCCATGTCCCCAACCATGTGCTGACCATCCCGTCCGTCATTCCTATGATTCCCGGAGTGCTGATGTATCGCGCTCTGTTGGGGCTGATCAATATGCACGGAGTGGTGGGAGAGGTGACCAATGTGGTGTCCAACGGCATTACGGCTTCACTGATCATTCTCAGCATAGCTCTGGGAGTGGCAGTACCCAATATTTTTGCCCGCCG